In the genome of Brienomyrus brachyistius isolate T26 chromosome 17, BBRACH_0.4, whole genome shotgun sequence, one region contains:
- the tnfrsf19 gene encoding tumor necrosis factor receptor superfamily member 19 yields the protein MARRLQHGGVSLLELLIAFSLLGLAAAEELRECREQEYMEQSGTCIACKQCDAGQELSKECGFGYGEDAHCVPCRPNRFKEDRGPQKCKPCLDCALVNRFQKGNCSGTSNAVCGDCMPGFYRKTKLSGFQDMECIPCGDPPPPYEPHCSSRVNLVPIPSTVTSPRDMALAAVICSALATVLLALLILCVIYCKRQLLEKKPSVSSSSQVDSYNEAELSCFDRRRAYEAPHKPCCQCHQSPGQTCGPVHLIPSLCCDEVCSLDRSREISPFQSLSNLSEVHLNHLDGRVPLYLGGLSESTESWPLMQNLDTAGSLDLSQCAPEPKEWAVSSLEDEEMEGSWGEEAPTPQTPKLSVIQNTEDQQHQDHTPPVQNEPQPKLPQPCS from the exons ATGGCCAGGAGACTCCAGCATGGTGGCGTGTCTCTGCTGGAGCTGCTGATAGCCTTTTCGCTCCTG GGTCTGGCAGCGGCTGAGGAACTACGGGAATGTAGGGAACAGGAGTACATGGAGCAGTCTGGGACGTGCATAGCCTGCAAGCAGTGCGACGCCGGCCAGGAGCTATCGAAG GAATGTGGCTTCGGCTATGGGGAGGATGCCCACTGCGTGCCCTGCAGGCCCAACCGCTTCAAAGAGGACCGTGGGCCACAAAAATGCAAGCCCTGTCTGGACTGTGCCCTCGTCAACCGCTTCCAGAAGGGCAACTGCTCCGGCACCAGCAATGCCGTATGCGGTGACTGCATGCCTGG gttTTACAGGAAAACTAAGTTAAGCGGATTTCAGGACATGGAATGTATACCATGTGGTGACCCTCCACCTCCATATGAACCTCACT GCAGCAGTCGGGTCAACCTGGTACCCATCCCCTCCACGGTGACCAGCCCGAGGGACATGGCTCTGGCGGCCGTGATCTGCAGCGCCCTGGCCACTGTCCTGTTGGCCCTTCTCATCCTGTGCGTCATCTACTGCAAGCGGCAGCTGCTGGAGAAGAAGCCCAgcg TGTCGTCGTCATCCCAGGTGGACTCTTATAACGAGGCGGAGCTGTCGTGTTTCGACCGGCGGCGGGCGTATGAGGCTCCCCACAAGCCCTGCTGCCAGTGCCACCAAAGCCCTGGCCAGACCTGTG GTCCAGTCCATTTGATCCCTTCCCTGTGCTGTGACGAGGTCTGCAGCTTGGACCGCAGCAGGGAGATCAGCCCTTTCCAGTCCTTAAGCAACCTGAGCGAAGT ACACTTGAATCATTTAGATGGGAGAGTCCCACTGTACCTTGGAGGACTGTCAGAGTCGACAGAGTCATGGCCACTGATGCAAAACCTGGACACTGCAGGGAGCCTTGATCTGTCCCAATGTGCCCCAGAGCCAAAGGAATGGGCCGTTAGCTCCTTAGAAGACGAGGAGATGGAAGGAAGCTGGGGAGAGGAAGCTCCCACACCACAGACCCCAAAGCTTAGTGTCATccagaacacagaagaccagcagcACCAAGACCACACACCACCGGTACAGAACGAGCCCCAACCAAAGCTACCACAGCCCTGCTCATGA